One genomic window of Quercus lobata isolate SW786 chromosome 9, ValleyOak3.0 Primary Assembly, whole genome shotgun sequence includes the following:
- the LOC115959950 gene encoding sirohydrochlorin ferrochelatase, chloroplastic-like has protein sequence LAEPSIRDAFVSCIQQGADRVIVSPFFLFPGRHWHQDIPSLAAEAAKEHPDVSYIVTAPLGLHDLLVDVVNDRIKHCLNHVAGDADECAACASTSKCRLY, from the exons CTAGCAGAACCATCAATAAGAGATGCATTTGTTTCTTGCATTCAACAAGGTGCAGATCGTGTGATTGTAAGCCCATTTTTTCTCTTCCCTGGACGACATTGGCATCAG GATATTCCTTCGTTAGCTGCTGAAGCTGCAAAAGAACACCCTGATGTGTCATATATCGTTACTGCACCTCTTGGTCTGCATGATCTACTTGTG GATGTTGTTAATGATAGGATCAAACACTGTTTAAACCATGTAGCAGGAGATGCTGACGAGTGTGCAGCTTGTGCTAGTACAAGCAAGTGCAGgctttattaa
- the LOC115959951 gene encoding uncharacterized protein LOC115959951 — protein MEIYNKNEQKTAGHTLRNFNHEIGVYQVVTSYNDHRGGGGNHSHEVHVIEQTCGCGKWQNLKIPCLHAIKVLKGLHLDATSYIDPCYSLNNAIQTYSHHFVVPKSESLWRDVRGPRWVPDPQLLRGKGRPVKSRLRNEMDGIRRERGSRREDLDLREIQPRQQCGVCHQEGHNRRCCPNSHGASTSGSAAN, from the coding sequence ATGGAgatctataacaaaaatgagCAGAAAACTGCAGGACACACTCTGAGGAATTTTAATCATGAAATTGGTGTATATCAAGTGGTTACCTCGTATAACGACCATAGAGGTGGAGGGGGAAACCACAGTCATGAAGTGCACGTAATTGAGCAAACATGTGGTTGTGGAAAGTGGCAAAACTTGAAGATCCCTTGTTTACATGCAATTAAAGTTCTTAAAGGTCTGCACCTCGATGCGACCAGCTATATTGACCCATGTTACAGTTTGAACAACGCCATTCAGACATATTCACATCATTTTGTGGTGCCAAAATCAGAGTCATTGTGGAGGGATGTTCGCGGACCACGATGGGTGCCTGACCCACAGCTGTTGCGGGGCAAAGGTCGTCCTGTGAAGTCAAGattaaggaatgaaatggatgggATACGACGAGAACGGGGAAGCCGGAGGGAAGATCTGGACTTGAGGGAGATTCAACCAAGGCAACAATGTGGAGTGTGTCATCAAGAGGGGCATAACCGCAGATGCTGTCCCAATTCCCATGGGGCTTCGACAAGTGGTAGTGCTGCAAACTAG
- the LOC115959952 gene encoding uncharacterized protein LOC115959952, whose product MEFHDEGDADDDIGIQRDTNTTTGYRPPADSFYANTWENMFDPSHLLEPFVCTWQDWMHFCKGLTFANKSAVKRALTIYAANDNRNFITRRSSTTKLCVTCVDDNCKWYVGAFMKAKLNGLWVVTSYVGPHTCIPSGLQRDGRMMDSNFVASEIVEKLRQNHTACIDELWEIIRTKYNHELSYYKDSDTKYSYHTIPRPYEGIAVLRYVYWAFAPCIAAFKYCRPVISIDGTHLYGKYKGVLMIAMATDANQKVLPLAFAVVDRESGPSWGWFLECLRTSIEHVIPKDGICIIFDRHKGIRCAIREWPRGEDGREQVYHRYCLRHVASNFNTKFKDPTLKALALKAGYVTYEAKFMSIMQTIKEAEINLLKGVDPTDRHILRYMPYTYLMSEDVDKWTQSQDGGRRYGAMTTNISECFNGVLKGARGLPIAAMVEFTWSKLVAYFYDRHEKILSNLSQGKV is encoded by the exons atggagtTCCATGATGAAGGTGATGCAGATGATGATATTGGCATCCAGCGTGATACAAATACGACCACTGGCTACAGACCTCCTGCCGACTCATTCTACgcaaatacttgggaaaatatgTTTGATCCTTCACATCTATTAGAACCATTTGTTTGTACTTGGCAAGATTGGATgcatttttgtaaagggttgacttttgcaaataaatCGGCGGTGAAACGTGCATTGACAATATACGCAGCAAatgataatagaaattttataacCCGGAGGTCGAGCACCACAAAATTGTGCGTCACATGCGTTGATGACAACTGCAAGTGGTACGTTGGGGCATTCATGAAGGCTAAACTTAATGGTCTGTGGGTGGTCACGTCTTACGTGGGTCCACACACTTGTATACCCTCTGGCCTACAAAGAGACGGTAGAATGatggattctaattttgttgcatCAGAAATTGTGGAAAAATTGCGACAAAATCATACTGCTTGTATTGATGAGCTCTGGGAGATCATACGTACTAAGTATAATCATgagctttcttactataaa GACTCAGATACCAAGTATAGCTATCACACCATACCTAGGCCATACGAAGGTATTGCGGTACTGCGCTATGTATATTGGGCATTCGCTCCATGCATTGCTGCATTCAAATATTGCAGGCCAGTGATCAGTATTGATGGGACTCATTTGTATGGTAAATACAAAGGGGTGTTAATGATTGCAATGGCAACTGATGCTAACCAAAAGGTTTTGCCTCTCGCCTTTGCTGTTGTAGACAGGGAGTCAGGGCCTAGTTGGGGTTGGTTTTTAGAGTGTCTCAGGACTTCCATAGAGCATGTCATACCTAAGGATGgcatttgcattatttttgaccGACATAAAGGTATCAGATGCGCCATTCGAGAGTGGCCTAGAGGTGAGGACGGAAGAGAACAGGTATATCATcgatattgccttcgacatgttgctagcaacttcaacacaAAATTTAAGGACCCGACTCTAAAGGCATTGGCCTTGAAAGCTGGATATGTGACTTATGAAGCAAAATTCATGTCCATAATGCAAACCATTAAGGAGGCCGAGATTAATTTACTGAAGGGTGTAGACCCTACTGATCGCCACATCCTACGCTATATGCCATACACATATCTAATGAGTGAGGATGTTGACAAATGGACCCAGTCACAGGATGGTGGAAGACGTTatggggcaatgacaaccaatatctCTGAGTGTTTTAATGGGGTACTTAAAGGTGCCCGCGGTTTGCCTATTGCTGCAATGGTTGAGTTCACATGGTCCaaacttgttgcatatttcTACGATCGACATGAAAAAATTCTTTCTAATCTCTCTCAAGGTAAGGTGTAG